One Gimesia aquarii DNA segment encodes these proteins:
- a CDS encoding glycosyltransferase family 87 protein, whose amino-acid sequence MNPFSQNPLYSQSPLIEEMSGAIWLKRALILWGILWIAVSVKFIVQPEKKSVYPCFADSSINWWADRSLYDNEHQQTGFRYSPTFALAFTPFAVLPATIGGILWSALNIALLVYALRLLVKEVFPGSWPKWQEACFLTLSLAGCTRAIWSAQSNSLVFALAVLAVVSIKKERWWVASIILATAVHIKLWPAALALLLIARFPKQLMGRFATACVLLIFPPFLTRPFPVVIQQYQDWYTLLTGPYRTLRQAGLRDAYTIAEQFGTYVDDRVYTLLQLGMAGLALLWCLRLAKISNSNQTYFTGVLTTWVCWQLLVGPGTERLTFLLAAPIVSWVLIVSVKEHCHPVLATIAWLMLIPLGTGGMERLLLPLASWSPAILPLGIIPLMAWQFIYIESRAHKDLTNQITEQDDFQKQQTSFAA is encoded by the coding sequence ATGAATCCATTCTCGCAAAATCCATTGTATTCTCAATCTCCTCTTATCGAAGAGATGTCAGGAGCCATCTGGCTTAAAAGGGCATTGATTTTGTGGGGAATCCTCTGGATTGCTGTCAGCGTAAAATTTATCGTTCAACCAGAGAAAAAATCTGTTTATCCCTGCTTTGCAGACTCTTCTATCAACTGGTGGGCAGATCGCAGTCTCTACGATAATGAACATCAACAAACGGGCTTTCGATATAGTCCGACATTTGCCCTCGCCTTCACACCTTTCGCCGTACTGCCTGCAACTATCGGCGGCATCCTTTGGTCTGCACTGAATATCGCCTTACTTGTATATGCACTGCGGTTATTGGTGAAAGAAGTCTTTCCAGGTAGCTGGCCGAAATGGCAGGAAGCCTGTTTTCTGACTCTGAGTTTAGCTGGATGCACGCGCGCCATCTGGTCTGCTCAAAGCAATTCACTTGTGTTTGCATTGGCGGTCCTCGCTGTGGTGTCCATTAAGAAAGAGCGCTGGTGGGTCGCTTCCATTATTCTAGCGACAGCAGTACATATTAAACTCTGGCCAGCCGCACTCGCGTTATTATTAATAGCCCGGTTTCCCAAGCAATTGATGGGACGATTTGCAACAGCTTGTGTGCTCTTGATCTTCCCCCCTTTCTTAACGCGTCCTTTTCCAGTTGTCATTCAACAGTACCAAGACTGGTACACTCTGTTAACAGGCCCTTACCGTACACTCAGACAAGCAGGATTGCGCGACGCTTATACAATTGCCGAACAGTTTGGTACGTACGTAGATGATCGTGTCTATACTCTCTTACAATTGGGAATGGCGGGACTAGCATTATTGTGGTGCCTCAGACTTGCCAAGATATCAAATTCCAATCAAACCTATTTCACAGGTGTTCTCACTACCTGGGTTTGCTGGCAATTACTGGTTGGCCCAGGAACTGAAAGGCTGACCTTTTTACTGGCTGCTCCCATCGTAAGCTGGGTGTTGATTGTAAGCGTAAAAGAGCATTGCCATCCCGTGCTGGCAACTATCGCCTGGCTCATGCTGATTCCACTGGGAACCGGTGGTATGGAACGCCTGCTTCTACCACTCGCCTCCTGGTCCCCTGCGATCTTACCGTTAGGGATCATACCTCTCATGGCGTGGCAGTTTATTTACATCGAAAGTCGGGCTCATAAAGACCTGACCAACCAAATTACCGAACAAGATGATTTTCAGAAGCAACAAACTTCGTTCGCAGCCTGA
- the waaF gene encoding lipopolysaccharide heptosyltransferase II: MKIAIFLPNWIGDAVMATPALRAIRQQFTGSEIVTIQKPYVADVLEGLDFVDRKIAWETKQKLVPQVRFLNQLRRERFDVAVLFPNSFRSAWMSFLAGIPRRIGISRDSRHWLLTDPIPMKNRSEPHPAIDEYLRIATYLIERSQEEAKVPLPLSRSMSLSVTAAEQKRWQLFLDKQSPEFKSLPMICLNPGGAFGAAKHWPTAHFAELARRIAMELKRSVLVVCGPAEKAEALEIVKQAKHPMVASLAAEPPHLGLTKAAIRQAELLVTTDSGPRHFAAPFQVPVVTLFGPTHILWSETFYEHGKHLQLDLDCGPCQQRVCPLGHHRCMKDLGANQVFQAVVSLLNQSSTNAA; encoded by the coding sequence ATGAAAATAGCCATTTTTTTACCGAATTGGATCGGTGATGCCGTAATGGCAACACCGGCTTTGCGAGCAATTCGTCAGCAATTTACTGGTTCAGAAATCGTTACGATTCAGAAACCCTATGTTGCCGATGTATTGGAAGGTCTTGACTTTGTTGATCGTAAGATCGCTTGGGAGACCAAGCAAAAGCTCGTTCCACAAGTCCGTTTTCTCAATCAGTTACGGCGTGAACGGTTTGATGTAGCGGTTCTTTTCCCTAATTCTTTTCGAAGTGCCTGGATGTCATTTTTAGCAGGCATTCCGCGGCGGATTGGTATTAGTCGTGATAGTCGTCATTGGTTATTGACAGATCCAATTCCAATGAAAAATAGATCAGAACCACATCCTGCGATTGATGAATATTTACGTATTGCTACTTACTTGATTGAAAGAAGTCAGGAAGAGGCGAAAGTACCATTGCCTTTATCCCGATCGATGTCACTTTCAGTGACGGCTGCCGAACAAAAACGCTGGCAATTGTTTCTGGATAAGCAATCTCCTGAATTCAAAAGTCTTCCTATGATTTGCCTCAATCCAGGAGGTGCTTTTGGTGCAGCTAAGCATTGGCCGACTGCTCATTTTGCAGAGTTAGCGCGGCGGATAGCTATGGAATTGAAACGGTCTGTATTAGTCGTCTGTGGACCTGCCGAAAAAGCAGAGGCCCTCGAGATTGTGAAGCAGGCTAAACACCCCATGGTGGCTTCCCTGGCAGCTGAGCCACCCCATCTGGGACTGACTAAAGCCGCCATTCGACAAGCCGAGTTGTTAGTGACGACCGATTCAGGTCCACGCCATTTCGCAGCGCCTTTTCAGGTACCAGTAGTCACACTGTTTGGACCGACCCATATTTTATGGAGCGAAACATTTTATGAACATGGTAAGCATTTACAGCTCGATTTAGACTGCGGTCCTTGCCAGCAACGGGTTTGTCCTTTAGGTCACCATCGTTGTATGAAAGATCTTGGAGCCAATCAGGTTTTTCAGGCGGTCGTTTCCTTGTTAAATCAATCGAGCACAAACGCGGCCTGA
- a CDS encoding PfkB family carbohydrate kinase — MSYHLINTIQKLGNPKILVLGDLILDRYIWGNAERISQEAPVILLREDTQEVRLGGAANVANMLIGLESQVTMAGVVGNDFDGMAVREALSEKGVNCSPMILDASRPTTVKQRFMGRAQQRHPHQILRVDREETTPLDQPTSESLLNLVLPMISDHQAILVSDYAKGVCTPEVLACVLEEARRLEVPVIVDPCPGRDYQIYSGATAITPNRLESSRAVGFDVKSCDDAFRAGKQLCHELNLDYAFVTLDSDGIALTQANGLTELLPTRKREVYDITGAGDMVLATIGVGSAAGINPVDLARLANVAGGLEVEQIGVVTISREEMLADLLMGARVTSEKVLPLEELKRHVMARQKLGQKVVLTNGCFDVMHVGHVTYLEQAAAEGDCLIVAVNSDESVRSLEKGPDRPIFGQAHRASMLAALEGIDYVVIFEETTPCELLRQLKPNLLVKGGTYEKEEIVGWEIVESYGGEVRALGMTPGISTTEILGTIRRNQDSDTVESALIRPIEPPKRKAG, encoded by the coding sequence ATGTCTTACCATTTAATCAATACAATTCAAAAATTAGGGAATCCTAAGATACTCGTCTTGGGAGATTTAATTCTGGATCGGTACATTTGGGGTAATGCCGAACGTATCAGTCAGGAAGCGCCTGTCATCCTGTTACGGGAAGATACTCAGGAGGTTCGGCTGGGCGGCGCGGCGAACGTTGCTAATATGCTGATCGGCCTCGAATCTCAAGTGACCATGGCAGGAGTGGTCGGGAACGATTTCGATGGTATGGCTGTCAGGGAGGCTCTCAGTGAAAAAGGCGTTAATTGCTCGCCAATGATTCTAGATGCCAGTCGACCGACTACGGTGAAACAGCGTTTTATGGGTCGTGCTCAGCAGAGGCATCCTCATCAAATCCTTCGTGTGGATCGCGAAGAGACGACTCCACTTGATCAACCAACGTCAGAATCATTACTCAACTTAGTACTGCCGATGATATCGGATCATCAGGCAATTTTGGTGAGTGATTATGCAAAGGGGGTCTGTACTCCCGAAGTATTAGCTTGTGTGTTAGAAGAAGCAAGAAGGCTTGAAGTGCCTGTGATCGTTGATCCTTGTCCTGGACGCGATTACCAGATCTACTCCGGTGCAACTGCGATTACTCCCAATCGATTGGAATCATCACGGGCAGTTGGTTTTGATGTCAAGTCGTGCGATGACGCGTTCCGGGCCGGAAAACAATTATGCCATGAGCTAAATTTGGATTATGCTTTTGTCACTCTTGACAGCGACGGCATCGCATTAACTCAGGCCAACGGCTTGACAGAACTTCTGCCAACACGCAAACGGGAAGTCTATGATATCACCGGCGCTGGTGACATGGTACTGGCAACGATCGGTGTCGGAAGTGCTGCCGGAATCAATCCCGTTGACCTGGCGCGTCTCGCAAATGTAGCCGGAGGTCTGGAGGTAGAACAGATTGGTGTGGTCACGATTAGCCGTGAAGAAATGCTTGCTGATCTGCTAATGGGAGCGCGTGTTACAAGTGAAAAAGTTTTGCCATTAGAAGAGCTTAAACGGCATGTCATGGCGCGTCAAAAGTTGGGACAGAAAGTAGTTTTGACTAATGGCTGTTTTGATGTGATGCATGTAGGGCATGTGACTTATCTGGAGCAGGCAGCCGCTGAAGGAGATTGTCTGATTGTTGCTGTGAATAGTGACGAGAGTGTACGGTCTTTAGAGAAAGGTCCAGATCGTCCTATATTTGGACAAGCCCATCGTGCTTCTATGTTAGCAGCCTTAGAAGGAATCGATTATGTCGTGATTTTTGAAGAGACGACACCTTGTGAATTACTTCGGCAACTCAAACCGAATTTGTTGGTCAAAGGGGGAACCTACGAGAAAGAAGAAATCGTTGGTTGGGAGATCGTAGAGTCTTATGGAGGCGAAGTCAGGGCTCTTGGAATGACTCCTGGCATTTCGACTACAGAGATCTTGGGAACGATCCGTAGGAATCAAGATAGTGATACTGTTGAGTCTGCATTAATACGACCTATTGAACCTCCGAAACGAAAAGCCGGATGA
- a CDS encoding alkaline phosphatase family protein, translating into MLKPLVVINVVGLTHEMLGDKTPNLMRLANLGFSRPMGTVLPAVTCSAQSTLLTGLMPREHGIVANGWYFHELAEVMFWKQSNKLVHGETVYEAAKQRDPAYTTAKLFWWYNMYAPVDWSVTPRPSYPADGRKVFDSYSQPESLKDELQSELGVFPLLKFWGPGADISSSSWIVDASIKVFQEKKPSLTLVYLPHLDYNLQRLGASDPAIDQDIRDIDREAGRLIEVAQNKGADVVVLSEYTITNVSKPVHINRILREHGWLQVRKEALGWETLDCGASNAFAVADHQIAHVYIQNSAQITEIKSALEKVDGIEMVLDQRQQAEFGIDHERSGELVVVAAPGSWFTYYFWLDDRVAPDYARTVDIHRKPGYDPVELFVDPQIRFPKLRIANRLAKKMLGFRYYMDLTSLDARLVKGSHGRLPSPGREEAESPVFICSSQSIERDEIPMTAVKNMLLELQFGN; encoded by the coding sequence ATGCTTAAACCTCTGGTTGTCATTAATGTTGTTGGCTTAACACATGAAATGTTAGGCGATAAAACCCCAAACTTAATGCGTCTTGCAAATCTAGGGTTTTCCAGGCCAATGGGTACTGTACTGCCTGCCGTGACTTGTTCCGCTCAGTCTACGCTATTGACTGGACTAATGCCTCGTGAGCATGGAATTGTGGCCAATGGCTGGTATTTCCATGAATTGGCCGAAGTCATGTTCTGGAAACAGTCAAATAAGCTGGTTCATGGTGAGACAGTTTATGAAGCAGCCAAACAAAGGGATCCAGCTTATACCACTGCGAAACTATTTTGGTGGTATAACATGTATGCTCCTGTAGATTGGTCAGTCACACCTCGTCCCAGTTATCCGGCTGATGGAAGAAAAGTGTTCGATTCTTATAGCCAACCTGAAAGTCTGAAAGACGAATTGCAATCAGAACTGGGTGTCTTTCCTTTACTGAAATTCTGGGGGCCTGGCGCTGATATCTCGAGTTCCAGTTGGATCGTAGACGCTTCAATCAAAGTCTTTCAGGAGAAGAAACCCAGCCTTACCTTAGTGTATCTGCCTCACCTTGATTACAACCTACAACGTCTCGGGGCGAGTGATCCGGCCATTGATCAAGATATAAGAGACATTGATCGAGAAGCGGGTAGACTGATTGAAGTCGCTCAGAATAAAGGCGCAGATGTTGTTGTACTTTCGGAATATACGATCACGAATGTTTCAAAGCCAGTACACATCAATCGTATTTTGCGAGAACATGGATGGTTACAGGTTCGCAAAGAGGCATTAGGTTGGGAAACACTCGACTGCGGAGCTTCGAATGCATTTGCTGTAGCCGATCATCAAATTGCTCATGTTTACATTCAAAATTCCGCTCAGATTACTGAGATCAAATCCGCGCTCGAAAAAGTGGACGGTATTGAAATGGTCCTTGATCAAAGGCAACAAGCAGAATTTGGAATCGACCATGAACGATCGGGTGAACTCGTAGTAGTAGCGGCTCCAGGGTCTTGGTTTACCTACTATTTCTGGCTGGATGATCGAGTTGCCCCTGATTATGCACGAACTGTTGATATCCATCGTAAGCCGGGATATGACCCGGTCGAACTATTTGTTGATCCCCAAATAAGGTTTCCAAAATTAAGAATCGCAAATCGTTTAGCCAAAAAAATGTTAGGCTTTCGTTACTACATGGATCTAACAAGTTTAGATGCGCGCCTCGTCAAAGGGAGTCATGGAAGATTACCTTCACCCGGAAGAGAAGAGGCCGAATCACCTGTTTTTATCTGCTCTTCACAATCGATAGAACGAGATGAGATTCCTATGACGGCTGTTAAGAATATGTTACTAGAATTACAGTTTGGGAACTAA